From Polaribacter butkevichii, a single genomic window includes:
- a CDS encoding gliding motility lipoprotein GldH: MMTILKRNNFSIVLATLFLLLSCDDVTDFNQYKSIGSEGWKANEKVVFEFDVKDTISKKNLFINIRNNNTYAYSNLYLITELVFPNETKVIDTLQYEMADKTGRFLGAGFTEIKENKLFYKEKKAFPISGKYIFNVRHAMRKNGDVNPIEFLQGIQDVGFSIEN; this comes from the coding sequence ATGATGACAATTCTGAAAAGAAATAATTTTTCAATTGTTTTAGCAACTCTTTTTTTGTTACTTTCTTGTGATGATGTTACTGATTTTAATCAATACAAATCAATAGGATCAGAAGGTTGGAAAGCCAATGAAAAAGTAGTTTTTGAGTTTGATGTAAAAGATACAATATCAAAAAAAAACCTATTTATCAATATTAGAAATAATAACACGTATGCTTATAGTAACTTATATTTAATTACAGAGCTTGTTTTTCCTAACGAAACCAAGGTAATTGATACGTTACAATATGAAATGGCAGATAAAACAGGACGGTTTTTAGGCGCAGGCTTTACTGAAATTAAAGAAAATAAATTATTTTATAAAGAAAAAAAGGCATTTCCTATTTCGGGAAAATACATTTTTAATGTGCGCCATGCAATGAGAAAAAATGGTGATGTAAATCCAATTGAGTTTTTACAAGGAATTCAGGATGTTGGTTTTAGCATCGAAAATTAA
- a CDS encoding PSP1 domain-containing protein, whose translation MACGSCGTTENGVPKGCKSNGNCGSGTCGSGSNKLAVFDWLANMTLPSGQERFNIFEVRFKNGRKHFYKNPENLPITMGDIVAVEGSPGHDIGTVSLAGELVKVQMKKHKITEDHEDVKKIYRIASQRDIDIWQQARAKEEETQRKGREILGRLGLQMKLSDVEYQGDGNKATFYYTADTRVDFRQLIRDLASAFSIRVEMKQVGARQEAARLGGVGSCGRELCCSTWLTDFRKVTTSAARYQQLSLNPLKLAGQCGKLKCCLNFELDTYLDALKTFPKQDLVLKTEKGDAVFVKMDIFKNHLWYTYKEERFKWFRLTLEQVLEIIDLNKNNEKSISLEEYEADVEIPVKVDFEDAVGQDSLTRFDAPKTSNRKRNNRNRNKKKPVAVANSNNNRSKPAAKVNPNQKAKPNPNQKPNPNQKRKPQAKKQSNTNPNQKPKPNANPNQKVAQKPKPKPRPKPRPRPKAQGNENKPEGEVKKVNKPRRNNRNRKNNNPKNDDNSEKK comes from the coding sequence ATGGCATGTGGAAGTTGTGGTACAACAGAAAATGGAGTACCAAAAGGTTGCAAGAGTAATGGTAATTGTGGGTCTGGAACCTGCGGAAGTGGTAGTAATAAACTAGCTGTTTTTGATTGGTTGGCAAATATGACGTTGCCAAGTGGACAAGAAAGATTTAATATTTTTGAAGTCCGTTTTAAAAACGGAAGAAAACATTTTTATAAAAATCCAGAAAATTTACCCATAACAATGGGGGATATTGTGGCTGTAGAAGGATCTCCAGGACATGATATTGGTACAGTTTCTTTGGCAGGAGAATTGGTAAAAGTGCAAATGAAAAAGCACAAAATTACTGAAGATCATGAAGATGTAAAGAAAATTTACAGAATAGCAAGTCAGAGAGATATTGATATTTGGCAACAAGCAAGAGCAAAAGAAGAAGAAACACAACGAAAAGGAAGAGAAATCTTAGGTCGTTTAGGTTTGCAAATGAAATTATCTGATGTAGAATATCAAGGTGATGGAAACAAAGCTACGTTTTATTATACTGCAGATACAAGAGTAGATTTTAGACAGTTAATTAGAGATTTGGCAAGTGCTTTTTCTATTCGTGTAGAAATGAAGCAAGTAGGAGCAAGACAAGAAGCAGCTCGTTTAGGAGGTGTAGGTTCTTGCGGTAGAGAGTTGTGTTGTTCTACGTGGTTAACAGATTTTAGAAAAGTAACAACTTCTGCGGCACGTTATCAACAATTATCATTAAATCCTTTAAAATTAGCGGGTCAATGTGGTAAATTAAAATGTTGTTTAAATTTTGAATTAGACACCTATTTAGATGCTTTAAAAACGTTTCCTAAACAAGATTTAGTTTTAAAAACAGAAAAAGGAGATGCTGTCTTTGTTAAGATGGATATCTTTAAAAATCACCTTTGGTACACTTATAAAGAAGAGCGTTTTAAGTGGTTTAGACTTACATTAGAACAAGTTTTAGAAATAATAGATCTTAATAAAAATAATGAGAAATCTATTTCGTTAGAAGAGTATGAAGCAGACGTAGAAATTCCTGTAAAAGTAGATTTCGAAGATGCAGTTGGGCAAGATAGTTTAACTCGTTTTGATGCTCCTAAAACAAGTAATCGTAAACGAAATAACAGAAATAGAAATAAGAAAAAACCGGTTGCGGTTGCAAATTCGAATAATAATAGAAGTAAGCCAGCGGCAAAGGTAAATCCTAATCAAAAGGCAAAACCTAACCCGAATCAAAAGCCAAATCCGAATCAAAAAAGAAAGCCACAAGCTAAAAAACAATCAAATACAAACCCAAATCAGAAACCAAAGCCGAACGCTAACCCAAATCAAAAGGTTGCACAGAAGCCAAAGCCTAAACCAAGACCTAAACCAAGACCAAGACCAAAAGCTCAGGGAAATGAAAACAAACCAGAGGGAGAAGTTAAAAAGGTAAACAAACCAAGAAGAAATAATAGAAACCGTAAAAACAACAACCCGAAAAATGATGACAATTCTGAAAAGAAATAA
- a CDS encoding ferredoxin, which translates to MVVITLQRNKCIGCNYCVEVAPNQFQMSKKDGKTVLLHSVEKKGFFTIKSFDESIFDCSNEAKKACPVKIIEVKQV; encoded by the coding sequence ATGGTGGTAATTACATTACAAAGAAACAAATGTATTGGTTGTAATTACTGTGTAGAAGTAGCACCAAATCAGTTTCAGATGTCAAAAAAAGATGGTAAAACAGTGCTGTTACATTCCGTAGAAAAGAAAGGCTTTTTTACCATAAAATCTTTTGATGAATCTATTTTTGATTGTTCTAACGAAGCAAAAAAAGCTTGTCCTGTTAAAATTATAGAAGTAAAACAGGTTTAA
- a CDS encoding peptidase U32 family protein, with protein sequence MQKIELMAPAGNFESMQAALDNGCDSIYFGVEQLNMRARASINFTLDDLEEIARRCSEKNVRTYLTLNTIIYDHDLSIVKTLIKRAKEANITAVIAMDQAVISMAREQEMEVHISTQINITNIETVKFYALFADTIVLSRELSLRQVKKITEQIEKDQIKGPSGKLIEIEIFGHGALCMAVSGKCYMSLHSYNSSANRGACKQNCRKKYTVIDQETGFEMELDNEYIMSPKDLCTIDFLDQVADAGIKVLKIEGRGRAPEYVAKVIKCYRDAIDSLANGTYDKEKVISWMQELEKVYNRGFWNGYYLGQKLGEWSKESGSHATQKKVYLGKGEHYFDKAKIGQFKIDAYDVAIGDTILITGPTTGAQEMEVKQMYVNDASAQKATKGDEVTMKLDFKIRRSDRLYKIVKTEFAEN encoded by the coding sequence ATGCAAAAAATCGAATTAATGGCGCCTGCTGGTAATTTTGAATCTATGCAGGCTGCTTTAGATAATGGTTGCGATTCTATTTATTTTGGAGTAGAGCAACTAAATATGCGTGCAAGAGCATCTATCAATTTTACTTTAGATGATTTGGAAGAGATTGCAAGAAGATGTTCAGAGAAAAATGTTAGAACGTATTTAACCTTAAATACAATTATTTATGATCATGATTTATCAATTGTAAAAACATTGATAAAACGTGCCAAAGAAGCTAATATTACAGCTGTAATTGCCATGGATCAGGCAGTGATTTCTATGGCAAGAGAACAGGAAATGGAGGTTCATATATCTACACAAATCAATATTACAAATATTGAAACTGTTAAGTTTTATGCACTTTTTGCAGATACTATTGTGTTGAGTAGAGAATTGAGTTTGCGTCAAGTAAAAAAAATTACAGAACAAATAGAAAAAGACCAAATAAAAGGGCCTTCAGGCAAATTAATTGAAATTGAAATTTTTGGTCATGGAGCTTTGTGTATGGCTGTTTCTGGTAAATGTTATATGAGTTTGCATTCTTATAATTCATCAGCAAATAGAGGTGCTTGTAAACAAAATTGCAGAAAAAAATATACTGTAATCGATCAAGAAACTGGTTTTGAAATGGAACTTGATAATGAGTATATTATGTCTCCAAAAGATTTATGTACTATCGATTTTTTAGATCAGGTTGCAGATGCAGGAATCAAAGTTTTAAAGATTGAAGGTAGGGGAAGAGCGCCAGAATATGTTGCCAAAGTAATAAAATGTTACAGAGATGCTATAGATAGTTTGGCTAACGGAACATATGATAAAGAGAAAGTAATTTCTTGGATGCAAGAATTAGAAAAAGTCTACAATCGTGGTTTTTGGAATGGCTATTATTTAGGTCAGAAATTAGGAGAGTGGAGTAAAGAATCGGGTTCTCATGCAACGCAAAAGAAAGTGTATTTGGGTAAAGGAGAACACTACTTTGATAAAGCAAAAATTGGTCAATTTAAAATTGATGCCTATGATGTTGCTATTGGAGACACTATTTTAATTACCGGTCCCACAACAGGTGCACAAGAAATGGAAGTAAAACAAATGTATGTAAATGATGCTTCTGCCCAAAAAGCAACAAAAGGAGACGAAGTTACCATGAAGTTAGATTTTAAAATTAGACGATCTGACAGGTTATATAAAATTGTAAAAACAGAATTCGCAGAAAACTAA
- a CDS encoding Txe/YoeB family addiction module toxin, with protein sequence MKLIWSTSSWNDYIYWQKVDKKILKRINELIKICTRTPFEGIGKPEALKGDLQGYWSRRITSEHRLVYKYENEELLIAACRYHYGQ encoded by the coding sequence ATGAAATTAATTTGGTCTACATCTTCTTGGAATGATTATATCTATTGGCAAAAGGTAGATAAGAAAATTCTTAAAAGAATTAATGAACTTATAAAAATTTGTACTAGAACACCTTTTGAAGGTATTGGAAAACCAGAAGCTTTAAAAGGAGATTTACAAGGCTATTGGTCTAGAAGAATAACATCTGAACATAGGTTGGTTTATAAATATGAGAATGAAGAGTTGTTAATTGCTGCTTGTCGTTATCATTATGGCCAGTAA
- a CDS encoding type II toxin-antitoxin system Phd/YefM family antitoxin codes for METVNYTDFRSNLKHWFDKVFNDVSDIVIKRKGGKDLVLISLDEYNSLKETTYLLTGKNRDVLLNSIKELEAGKGVEKEIID; via the coding sequence ATGGAAACAGTAAATTACACAGATTTTCGTTCTAATTTAAAACATTGGTTCGATAAAGTTTTTAATGATGTAAGTGATATTGTCATTAAAAGAAAAGGAGGTAAAGATTTAGTTCTAATTTCATTAGATGAATATAATTCATTAAAAGAAACTACTTATTTACTTACAGGTAAAAATAGAGATGTTTTGTTAAATTCTATCAAAGAACTAGAAGCAGGTAAAGGAGTTGAAAAGGAAATAATAGACTAA
- a CDS encoding rhodanese-related sulfurtransferase: MQLYNKLSAIERAALIDEAGKDRLTISFYQYYKIENPQLFRDKLFLEWNALDVLGRIYVSYEGINAQLSVPSENFYALKDQLDSISFLKDIRLNVAIEHDNKSFLKLKVKVRNKIVADGLNDETFDVTAKGVHLNAKEFNEMLANPDTVCVDMRNHYESEIGHFDGAVTPDVDTFRDSLDIIEEDLKDNKEDKNLLMYCTGGIRCEKASAYYKHKGFKNVFQLEGGIIEYTRQVKEEGIENKFIGKNFVFDHRRAERITDDVVANCHQCGKPCDTHTNCANEACHLLFIQCDECAEKTENTCSTDCQEIIHLPFEDQKELRKGKGNSNKIFKKGRSEVLKFKK, translated from the coding sequence ATGCAACTGTACAATAAGTTAAGCGCCATAGAACGCGCTGCATTAATAGATGAGGCAGGCAAAGACCGCCTCACAATTTCTTTTTATCAATATTATAAGATAGAAAACCCACAATTATTTAGAGATAAATTATTCTTAGAATGGAATGCTTTAGATGTACTTGGTAGAATTTATGTTTCTTACGAAGGCATTAACGCTCAATTATCTGTTCCGTCAGAAAACTTTTATGCATTAAAAGATCAATTAGATAGCATTTCTTTTTTAAAGGATATTCGTCTAAATGTTGCTATAGAGCACGATAATAAATCGTTTTTAAAGCTAAAAGTAAAAGTTAGAAACAAAATTGTTGCTGATGGTTTAAATGACGAAACTTTTGATGTAACTGCAAAAGGTGTTCATTTAAATGCAAAGGAGTTTAACGAAATGTTGGCAAACCCAGATACTGTTTGTGTAGATATGCGTAATCATTATGAAAGTGAAATAGGTCATTTTGATGGTGCTGTAACTCCTGATGTAGATACCTTTAGAGATTCTTTAGACATTATAGAAGAAGATTTAAAAGACAACAAAGAAGACAAAAACTTGTTGATGTATTGTACAGGTGGTATTCGTTGCGAAAAAGCATCTGCTTATTATAAACACAAAGGTTTTAAGAATGTTTTTCAATTAGAAGGCGGAATTATAGAGTACACGAGGCAAGTAAAAGAAGAAGGTATCGAAAATAAATTTATTGGTAAAAATTTTGTGTTCGATCATAGAAGAGCAGAACGTATTACAGATGATGTGGTTGCTAACTGTCATCAATGTGGTAAACCTTGCGACACACATACAAACTGTGCCAATGAGGCGTGTCATTTATTATTTATTCAATGTGATGAATGCGCAGAAAAAACAGAAAACACTTGTTCTACTGATTGCCAAGAAATAATCCATTTGCCTTTTGAGGACCAAAAAGAGTTAAGAAAAGGCAAAGGAAATAGCAATAAGATTTTTAAAAAAGGAAGATCGGAAGTTTTAAAATTTAAAAAGTAA
- the pflB gene encoding formate C-acetyltransferase → MAVQELILEKPQKVAFNEGVWNTSINVRDFVLKNIVSYYGDDRFLVGASKKTQKLWDRCKKETQIERKNGGVHSVDTETISGISNFEAGYIDKENEVIVGLQTDTLLKRAMKPFGGYKVVQKALEEQGLKPSEDINTLFTKYVKTHNDGVFSAYNAEIKKFRSLGFLTGLPDNYARGRIIGDYRRVALYGIDKLIAVKKYDLANIEGPMTDAVIRLREEVSEQIKALKDMIVMGNHYNLELNRPAETAQEAVQWTYMAYLAAVKEQDGAAMSLGNVSTFLDIYIERDLQNGTITEVEAQEYIDQFVMKLRMVRHLRMAAYDEIFAGDPTWVTEAIGGMLNDGRSKVTKTAFRFLHTLYNLGPSPEPNITVLWSPLLPENFRKFCSKVAIDTSSIQFENDDLMRTLRGSDDYGIACCVSYQEIGKQIQFFGARTNLAKTLLLAINGGKCEITGTQMVDGIEPSTDEFLDFDKVMANFKIAMKQVARVYNDAMNIIHYMHDKYYYEKAQMALIDTNPQINIAYGIAGLSIVADSLSAIKYAKVKPIRNEAGLTVDFKIEGEFPKYGNDDDRVDIFAHNGVEDFNNELKKLKVYKDADPTMSVLTITSNVVYGKKTGATPDGRALGVPFAPGANPMHGRDTNGAIASLNSVAKIDYKDSQDGISNTFSIVPKSLGATEEERIDNLAATLTGYFDHGAQHLNVNVLDKETLLDAMEHPENHPQLTIRVSGYAVNFIRLTREQQMEVISRSFHESM, encoded by the coding sequence ATGGCAGTACAAGAATTAATCTTAGAAAAACCGCAAAAAGTTGCCTTTAATGAAGGTGTATGGAACACCTCTATTAACGTTAGAGATTTTGTTCTAAAAAACATTGTATCTTATTATGGAGATGACCGATTTTTGGTTGGTGCCAGTAAAAAAACTCAAAAACTTTGGGATCGTTGTAAAAAAGAAACTCAAATTGAAAGAAAAAACGGGGGAGTTCACTCTGTAGACACAGAAACTATTTCTGGGATTTCTAACTTTGAAGCAGGTTACATCGATAAAGAAAATGAAGTAATTGTTGGTTTACAAACAGATACATTACTAAAAAGAGCAATGAAACCTTTTGGAGGTTACAAAGTTGTTCAAAAAGCATTAGAAGAACAAGGTTTAAAACCTAGTGAAGATATTAATACATTATTTACCAAATATGTAAAAACTCATAATGATGGTGTTTTTTCTGCTTACAACGCAGAAATTAAAAAGTTTAGATCTTTAGGCTTTTTAACTGGTTTGCCAGATAATTATGCTCGTGGTAGAATAATTGGTGATTATAGACGTGTTGCTTTGTACGGAATTGATAAGTTAATTGCCGTTAAAAAATACGATTTAGCTAATATTGAAGGGCCAATGACAGATGCTGTAATTCGTTTAAGAGAAGAAGTTTCTGAACAAATTAAAGCATTAAAAGATATGATTGTAATGGGTAATCATTACAATTTAGAATTAAATAGACCTGCAGAAACTGCACAAGAAGCAGTACAATGGACATACATGGCTTATTTAGCTGCTGTAAAAGAGCAAGACGGAGCTGCAATGTCTTTGGGTAATGTTTCTACTTTTTTAGATATTTATATTGAAAGAGATTTACAAAACGGAACAATTACAGAAGTAGAAGCACAAGAATACATCGATCAATTTGTTATGAAATTGAGAATGGTACGTCACTTAAGAATGGCTGCTTATGATGAAATTTTTGCTGGAGACCCAACTTGGGTAACAGAAGCAATTGGTGGTATGTTAAACGATGGAAGATCTAAAGTTACAAAAACAGCTTTCCGTTTCTTACACACTTTATACAATTTAGGCCCATCACCAGAGCCAAATATTACCGTTTTATGGTCTCCTTTATTACCAGAAAATTTTAGAAAATTTTGTTCTAAGGTAGCTATCGATACGTCATCTATTCAGTTTGAAAATGATGATTTAATGAGAACTTTAAGAGGATCTGATGATTACGGAATTGCTTGTTGTGTTTCTTATCAAGAAATTGGAAAACAAATTCAGTTTTTCGGTGCAAGAACAAACTTGGCTAAAACGTTACTATTAGCAATTAACGGAGGGAAATGTGAAATTACAGGAACTCAAATGGTTGATGGTATTGAACCATCTACAGATGAGTTTTTAGATTTCGACAAAGTAATGGCAAACTTTAAAATAGCAATGAAACAAGTTGCTCGTGTTTATAATGATGCTATGAATATTATTCATTACATGCATGATAAATATTACTACGAAAAAGCTCAAATGGCTTTAATTGATACAAATCCTCAAATTAATATTGCTTACGGTATTGCAGGTTTATCTATTGTAGCAGATTCTTTATCAGCTATTAAATACGCAAAAGTAAAACCAATAAGAAATGAAGCGGGTTTAACTGTAGATTTTAAAATAGAAGGAGAATTTCCTAAATATGGAAATGATGATGACAGAGTAGATATTTTTGCACATAATGGTGTAGAGGATTTTAATAATGAACTTAAAAAGTTAAAAGTTTATAAAGATGCAGATCCAACAATGTCTGTATTAACAATTACCTCTAATGTAGTTTATGGTAAAAAAACAGGTGCAACACCAGATGGTAGAGCTTTAGGTGTTCCTTTTGCACCAGGTGCAAACCCAATGCACGGACGAGATACTAATGGCGCAATTGCTTCTTTAAACTCTGTAGCTAAAATAGACTATAAAGATTCTCAAGACGGAATTTCAAATACATTTTCTATTGTTCCTAAATCTTTGGGAGCTACTGAAGAAGAAAGAATAGACAATTTAGCCGCTACATTAACTGGATATTTTGATCATGGAGCACAACATCTTAATGTAAATGTTTTAGACAAAGAAACTTTATTAGATGCAATGGAACACCCAGAAAATCACCCCCAATTAACAATTAGAGTTTCTGGATATGCTGTTAATTTTATAAGATTAACTAGAGAACAACAAATGGAAGTTATTTCGCGTTCATTCCACGAATCTATGTAG
- the pflA gene encoding pyruvate formate-lyase-activating protein → MHSIESFGTHDGPGIRMVVFLQGCKLKCLYCHNPDTIDTHGGEEYPIEDLVQRAIKMKSYFGKTGGVTVSGGEPLLQAHNLIPFFKRLKEEGIHTNIDTNGRLLNHPTIELIDEYADLVMLDIKHMTEEGFQQITGKRNKETTFNFAKHREASGKKMWLRYVLIPGITNTPELLHQLGTYFKDYKTIEQIELQPYHKLGIHKWEALGWEYELKDARENTKEELEEASNILSNYFKKVKIN, encoded by the coding sequence GTGCACTCGATTGAGTCTTTTGGTACTCATGATGGCCCAGGGATAAGAATGGTTGTTTTTTTACAAGGTTGTAAATTAAAATGCCTTTACTGTCATAATCCAGACACAATAGACACCCATGGAGGAGAAGAATATCCTATAGAAGATTTAGTACAAAGAGCCATCAAAATGAAATCTTACTTTGGTAAAACAGGTGGAGTTACTGTTTCTGGAGGAGAACCTTTATTACAAGCACATAATCTTATTCCTTTCTTTAAAAGATTAAAAGAAGAAGGTATTCATACCAATATAGATACTAATGGACGCTTATTAAATCATCCTACCATAGAATTAATTGATGAGTATGCAGATTTGGTAATGCTAGATATTAAGCATATGACCGAAGAAGGATTTCAACAAATTACAGGTAAAAGAAACAAAGAAACCACTTTTAATTTTGCAAAACATAGAGAAGCTTCTGGTAAAAAAATGTGGCTACGATATGTTTTAATTCCCGGAATTACAAATACCCCAGAATTATTACATCAATTAGGCACCTATTTTAAAGATTATAAAACTATAGAACAAATAGAGCTTCAACCTTATCATAAATTAGGCATCCATAAATGGGAAGCTTTAGGTTGGGAGTATGAATTAAAAGATGCAAGAGAAAATACAAAAGAAGAACTAGAAGAAGCATCAAATATTTTAAGTAACTATTTTAAAAAAGTAAAAATAAATTAG
- a CDS encoding formate/nitrite transporter family protein, whose product MNNPKQVINLVSQLALKKGKYKIKKTFILAILAGAYVAFGGLLAIIVAGGAPRLAANNPGLVKFLFGATFPIGLILVVVVGAELFTGNNAYFIPNLIRKKQPISDMFKNWGLVYTGNFVGALFIAYVITYLTHIVHTAPYIDSVYSIAEGKTSHTFLVTFIKGIGANWLVCLAIWQGMAAKDTTGKMFAIWLPVMAFVAIGFEHSIANMFFIPLAIFEGADITWTTFIFKNLIPATLGNIVGGALFVGLPYGYLFGKYKTEINI is encoded by the coding sequence ATGAACAACCCCAAACAAGTTATAAATTTAGTTAGCCAACTGGCTTTAAAAAAAGGAAAATATAAAATAAAGAAAACATTTATTCTTGCCATTTTAGCAGGTGCTTATGTTGCCTTTGGCGGATTACTTGCCATAATAGTAGCAGGTGGAGCACCAAGATTAGCTGCTAACAACCCTGGTTTGGTAAAGTTTCTATTTGGCGCTACTTTTCCTATCGGACTTATACTAGTTGTTGTAGTAGGCGCAGAACTTTTTACAGGAAATAATGCCTATTTTATACCCAACCTAATAAGAAAAAAACAACCTATTTCTGATATGTTTAAAAATTGGGGATTAGTTTATACTGGTAATTTTGTTGGTGCACTTTTTATCGCCTATGTCATTACCTATCTTACACACATTGTACATACTGCTCCTTATATAGACTCTGTTTACAGTATTGCAGAAGGTAAAACAAGTCATACATTTTTAGTTACCTTTATAAAAGGTATTGGCGCAAACTGGTTAGTATGTTTAGCTATATGGCAAGGTATGGCAGCCAAAGACACTACAGGTAAAATGTTTGCTATTTGGTTACCCGTTATGGCTTTTGTTGCTATTGGTTTTGAACACAGTATTGCAAATATGTTTTTTATTCCACTTGCCATTTTTGAAGGAGCAGATATAACATGGACTACTTTTATCTTTAAAAATTTAATTCCGGCTACCTTAGGTAATATTGTTGGTGGCGCACTCTTTGTAGGGCTCCCATATGGTTACTTGTTTGGAAAATATAAAACTGAGATTAATATTTAA
- a CDS encoding aspartate-semialdehyde dehydrogenase: MKIAVVGATGMVGTVMLKVLEERNLPITELIPVASERSAGKKISYKGKEYTIVTLADAVKMKPDVALFSAGGDTSLEWAPKFAEVGTTVIDNSSAWRMDPTKKLVVPEINGDVLTKDDKIIANPNCSTIQLVMALSPLHLKYKMKRVVISTYQSVSGTGVKAVQQLDNEEAGIDGEMAYPHKIGRNALPHCDVFLENGYTKEEMKLVKEPKKILRDDSFSVTATAVRIPTAGGHSEAVNIQFENDFDLTDVRNILSETPGVIVEDDLANNVYPMPINAHNKDEVFVGRIRRDESQENTLNLWIVADNLRKGAATNTIQIAEYLIANNLV, translated from the coding sequence ATGAAAATAGCTGTAGTTGGAGCAACTGGAATGGTTGGAACTGTAATGTTAAAAGTTTTAGAAGAACGTAATTTACCTATAACGGAATTAATTCCTGTAGCGTCTGAAAGATCTGCTGGAAAGAAAATATCTTATAAAGGAAAAGAATATACCATTGTAACTTTAGCAGATGCTGTAAAAATGAAGCCAGATGTTGCTTTATTTTCTGCTGGTGGAGATACGTCTTTAGAATGGGCTCCAAAATTTGCTGAAGTAGGTACAACAGTTATCGATAATTCTTCTGCTTGGAGAATGGATCCAACAAAAAAATTAGTGGTACCAGAAATTAACGGAGACGTTTTAACTAAAGATGATAAAATTATTGCAAACCCTAACTGTTCTACCATACAATTAGTAATGGCTTTATCGCCTTTGCATTTAAAATATAAAATGAAACGTGTAGTTATTTCTACCTATCAATCTGTTTCTGGTACAGGTGTAAAAGCTGTGCAACAATTAGATAATGAAGAAGCAGGTATAGATGGAGAAATGGCATATCCTCATAAAATTGGTAGAAATGCATTACCTCATTGTGATGTGTTTTTAGAAAACGGATATACCAAAGAAGAAATGAAGTTGGTAAAAGAACCTAAGAAAATTTTACGTGACGATTCTTTTTCTGTAACTGCAACTGCTGTAAGAATTCCTACTGCAGGTGGACATTCGGAAGCGGTGAATATTCAGTTTGAAAACGACTTTGATTTGACAGATGTACGTAACATCTTAAGCGAAACTCCTGGAGTTATTGTAGAAGATGATTTAGCAAACAATGTATATCCAATGCCAATTAATGCACATAATAAAGACGAAGTGTTTGTTGGTAGAATTAGAAGAGATGAATCTCAAGAAAATACCTTAAATTTGTGGATTGTTGCAGATAACCTTAGAAAAGGAGCAGCTACAAACACAATACAAATTGCCGAATATTTAATAGCGAATAATTTGGTGTAA